The Gemmatimonadota bacterium genome has a window encoding:
- the rsmD gene encoding 16S rRNA (guanine(966)-N(2))-methyltransferase RsmD — MLRIGTGIARGRRLKSVTGDIRPTGSRVRGSLFDILSARIVDGTVLDLCAGTGSLGIEALSRGARCCLFVDRDRRAARSIKDNLALCGFRGSGRIWMTDAVRGLDHLADHACAVDIILADPPYGDPVVRKIVRTVGERNVLAPGGLLVLEHRGDDQPESCEGLDLVRSRTYGDTALSFFQPTSSNQPVAAASVNRPEVLPIDLPPPSSRTRR, encoded by the coding sequence ATGCTGCGAATCGGCACAGGAATCGCCAGGGGCCGTCGGCTGAAGTCCGTAACCGGCGACATCCGTCCCACCGGCAGCCGCGTACGCGGATCGCTGTTCGACATCCTGTCGGCACGAATCGTCGATGGTACAGTGCTGGACCTGTGCGCCGGCACGGGAAGCCTGGGCATTGAAGCGCTGAGCCGCGGTGCGCGCTGCTGCCTGTTCGTCGACCGCGACCGGCGCGCCGCCCGTTCGATAAAAGACAATCTCGCCCTCTGTGGGTTTCGCGGAAGCGGCAGGATCTGGATGACAGACGCCGTTCGGGGTCTCGATCACCTCGCCGACCATGCCTGCGCGGTGGACATCATACTCGCCGATCCGCCCTATGGCGATCCGGTCGTACGGAAAATCGTCCGGACCGTCGGCGAACGGAACGTGTTGGCTCCGGGCGGCCTGCTCGTCCTGGAGCATCGCGGAGACGATCAACCGGAATCCTGCGAAGGTCTCGACCTGGTGCGCAGCCGAACGTACGGTGACACGGCGCTGTCTTTCTTTCAGCCCACCTCGTCCAATCAACCCGTTGCAGCGGCATCCGTGAACCGTCCGGAAGTCCTGCCCATCGATCTTCCACCTCCTTCATCGAGAACCCGGCGATGA
- a CDS encoding ComEA family DNA-binding protein encodes MTKGEIQAVIFVAASMLAGAVILLVKQYDSDFLPDLGPAPVHGRLNAGIETGSATTDVDDSNARLPSTRADSGQPDSGQPDAGQPADGNLLVPVNTAPASELQKLPGIGPKLAEAIIEYRTRSGPFKRVEQLLDVKGIGPAKLGRMRPLVKLE; translated from the coding sequence ATGACAAAAGGGGAGATCCAGGCCGTCATCTTCGTCGCGGCAAGCATGCTGGCCGGCGCCGTTATTCTGCTGGTGAAACAGTACGATTCGGATTTCCTGCCCGATCTGGGACCGGCTCCGGTCCACGGACGGCTGAACGCAGGCATCGAGACGGGATCCGCCACGACTGACGTGGACGATTCGAACGCACGCCTCCCGTCCACCAGGGCGGACTCGGGACAACCGGACTCGGGACAACCGGACGCGGGACAACCGGCCGACGGCAACCTGCTCGTGCCGGTAAACACCGCGCCTGCGTCCGAACTTCAGAAACTGCCGGGGATCGGTCCGAAACTGGCGGAGGCGATCATCGAATATCGGACACGGTCCGGACCTTTTAAGCGGGTCGAGCAGCTGCTCGACGTGAAGGGGATCGGTCCCGCCAAACTCGGCCGTATGCGGCCCCTGGTGAAGCTGGAGTGA